CTCATAAAGAAACATGATATTCATTATCTGTCGTCAAATTATGAATTGTATGGAGATATGTCTGCCCGATTGATGAAACTCCTAGAATATTTTTCACCTGAGGTTGAAATTTATTCTATTGATGAGGCTTTTTTTTGCTTGTCCCATATTCCACACGATAAGTTAACAGAGTTTGGTTGGAAAATAAAAAATACTATCTATCAAAATATTGGGATTCCATGTGGAATAGGGATATCTTCTACAAAAAGTTTAGCAAAAGTAGCAAATAAAATTGCTAAAAAGTCGCAAAAAGCAAAAGGAGTTTTAGCTTTATATCAAGAAAAACATGTTGCTGAAGCCTTGCGGCACTTTAAAGTAGATGATCTTTGGGGAATTGGTTGGCAGTATAGTAAAAAGTTACAGCAAATGGGTGTTTTTACAGCGCAGCAATTTCTGCAATTGGATGAAGTTTTTTTACGAAAGCACTTCACAATCCAAGGAGTGTATCTTGCAAGAGAATTGCAAGGAATTTCCTGTTTAAATTTACAACTAATGTCAGAACCGCGGAAAAGTATTGTTGTCTCCCGCAGTTTTGGTAAATCTATTTCTAATTTTCAAGACATTTTTTCTGCACTGGCAAATCATATTGAAATTGCATGTCGGAAATTGCGTGAACAGCAGTTAGAAGCACAATATTTTTCTGTCTATCTCAGTACAAGTTACCACAAAGAAGATTTTTATAGCCAAGCATTAAATGTTCGTTTGCCTTATTATTCAAATTTTACGCCGCATTTTTTGCAATTAGCACAAATTGCTTTACAGAAAATTTTTAAGCCACACAAAGAATATAAAAAATGTGGCATTGTTTTATTTGACCTGCAAAAGCAATCCTTATGTCCTTCTAATTTATTTGATTATCGGGATAGAGAAAGAGAAAGTCGTATTTTAGAAGTTATGGATACAATTAATCTTATAAATGGTAGAAGTAAAATACACTTTGCAGATGCATATGATAAAAAACAATGGCTTGCAAAAAGAAATTTTGTTTCTAAAAGATACACAACTCAAATAAGTGAATTACTAGAAATATAAAAAATCTAATAAAAAGATATTTAAATAGAATAAAAAATCTTCTTATTGAAAGATTAATTCATAAAATAGTTAAGAAATTATTTTACTGCATAGAAAATGATGGTACTGGGAAAAAATTAAATTAAAATAATGAAATTAAAAAATAAAAATAAATAAATTTTTAAATTTATTAATAAAAAATAATTATAAAAAATATATTTGCAACTTTTTAAAATTTATTTCATTCCACTGCTTTGAACTTGTTTTTTATAGGAGAAAAAAGTGCAAAAGAAAAAAATATTATTAACTGCTTTTATGTTAAAATGCAGTATATCAGCTTATGCAGTAATACCGCTCATACCAATTTTTATTGGTATAATTATAGTGGGAGGCTCAACCTCAATAGGAATTGGAGCATATTGTAGTTCAGGCGGATGCAAAAAGAGTAAAGAAAGTGAAAGAGTTTACACAACAACAGCAAATCCTCAAGTAACAACGTCAAATTCCCAAGCAACAACTACAACGTTAAATCCTCAAACAACAACAAATGTTGAAAACATAACTATTACTAGTACAAATGTTCCTGCTCCAAATCCTCTAGTTATTCAAGAGTGCAATCAAGTTAGTAGACCGCATGAACCAAGAATTGAAATAGCATCAGCAGCTGTGACTGAATTTGAAAACCGAGTGAACAATTTTAATCAAACAATTGTTGGGGAGAGAGAAAATCAAGCGAGGCAACTTTCCTCTCAGTTAAGAATTAATGCTTGTTATGTATATACGTTACTGCAAAGGACATATCCTGAAACTCTTTTGAGTAGTCTCTATCCTAATGAGCATGTAAATACTTTGATGCGAATATCAAATTTAACAAATAGAATTCAAAATATTTCAAATTTTTTAAAAACTCAGACATTAAATAATGGCTATTCTTTAGCAATACTAAATGAATTACAGACGGTGAATGATTTTATAGGAAGTAATCGCAATTTAATAAGTGAATTTTTAAATCAACAATTGCCTGTACAAACCGCCGAACATAGAAACGCAAATAATACAGTAGAAATTCAGCATCCGGTAGTTGTAAATTTCCGTAGTGATGTTTTGTATAATTATAGAGAAAATTTAATTGAATATTTCACATATGAATCGTTGAGAGTTGCTAGGAATAGATTTCAAGAAGGCTTAAATAATGGAACAATACAATCGGATGTAGTAACTGGAAGATTTACCGCACGAATAAATCAAATTTTTCAGCAAAATGAAGAAAATATAAGGTCACAAGTTTCTCAATATATTAGAGCATTACTAAATAGACAAGAAAATTCATTAGACAGAAATATAGATTGGAATGTCGCATTAAATCAAGGAATAGAATTTGTACTAAGACAATATGATCACTACTTTTCTGTCATTACATGTGTAGATTGGAATAAAACAGAGGCTTATCAAAATACATGCCGTCAATATGAAAGAAGGGAATAAGTAATCACTATAAAAATATTTAAAATTAAATATTTTTATATTTGGATAGTTTTTGAAAAAATAATACTAATAAAGTACAATTCTTGGATTGATGAGTTTTAATTTTAGTAAAGTCATAATTTACTTTACTTTACTTTACTTTACTTTATTTTTATTTACTAAAACAGGATTTCTTGCTCTTGTGACATCAATAGTCGTACCCAAAGTAATACTAACAGATTTAATAATACCATCTAGATAATTAATATGATTGTTTAAACTGGAATCACTTAACACACCTGAAAGTCCGAAATATATTGGAAAAAAAGTATCTAAAGTATGATCATCGAACACATTGTCCCACTTAAAATCCCCATGACTAATTCCTAAATAGTGTGTACCTGTTAATGTTGATGCAAGATAACCATTATTTATAGCAAATAACATTTTGGGACGTAAATCTCTGTACTTAACATCATAAGCAATTTTATTGATTGCCACTCTAGGTACTTTAAGCATAAAGATATAAAATTTGTCTGCCGTTTTTTGAAATACGGCCGAACCAATCCCGTAGTAAAGACAGTTTATTTTTGCTTCAATACGATACATTTTTTCTATTTCATGTAAGTTACCATATTGATTTTGTAGTCTTTGTTTATTAATACTTTAACAACTTGATTTGGGCGAAAATTATAAACAGCTGCACCATTTGTTTATATAAAATTCTTTGTTAAATTTAGGAGCTAAAGGGTTGACTAATTTTTTTTAAAAAGACTCATAAAAAGCAATGAATTTGCTATTTACAAAATCAAATAGATGTTAGTTTAAGTAAAATAAATTTATAAATATTTAAAATTTTATAAAACTAATTTATTGTATTAAATTTTTAAGAAAAAATATGCAAATTTTAAGTAAATAAGATTTAATCAAAAAATTTAATTACTCTGAAGTTTTGAATAACAGTTTGTAATTTTTGATTTCTTTACTTTATTGTGAAATAATATGTATGATTTTAATGTTAATTTTAGTCAAAACAAGCAACTATTTTACCTGACAAGATGGAAGAACTATTGAAAAATTTAATATTTTCAACAAAATGAAATAAATTATAAATATTAGCAGGGAGAGGATATGCCTCAATTTATTGATTACAAAGAAATATTTGAGACAAGAGGTATGGAATATAATTTAGCTATGCTCCGAAGTCCTGATGCAAGAAAAGAAGAATTTTTAAACTTAATTCAATTTATTGATAATACTAAGCCATTAAAAATAATTGATATTCCATCAGGAGGAGGATATTTGAGAAAATATCTTGCAGAAAAACATTACTTGCTCTGCGCAGAAGAAGCTGATTTTTTTTATCATAACTGTGCAGTTAAGCATAATCAAAACAAAGTCATGTATCAAAAAAATATTCCTCTAGAAGTAGATGACAGGAGTTTTGATGTTACAGTAAGTCTTGCAGGATTGCATCACTTTCAAAGTAAAAATTGGATAATTTCTGAATTTGTAAGAGTATTAAAAGATTATGGGCAATTAATAATAGCCGATGTATACAAAACTTCGAAAGTTGACAAATTTTTAAATGAGTTTGTAGATAAAAACAATTCTATAGGTCATTTGGGATATTTTTTAGATGAAGAATTCAATATGATTTTGGATAAAAATAATATTAAAATTAGTTTTAATGAAAATATAAAGTTTTTTTGGATATTTTCTTCATTAGATGAAATGGCAAATTTTTGCAAAAATCTATTTGGACTAGATAAATGTAATAATAGTGAAATAATAAATGGAATTGATGAATATTTAGGTTTTATAATTGAAAATAATGAAGTCAAAATGAATTGGGAGTTAAAATATATCTACGGGTCTAAAATTATTGCTGATTTATAAAAAGCAACAATTTAAAATTTTAAACAACGAATTAATTTACCATATCATATCAATATTATATGGCATAAATTAGTTTTATAATTCAATTTTAACTGGTTTGCTTCGTCCAATTTCAATTTGAATTGTATTTAATTTCTTTTTATCTGGTAAAGATAAATAGAATAATATTTCATTCTTACTATTTAAGAGAGTAATTGAGTTTCCATTTCTTTTCCATCCTTTATATTCTAAATGATTGTAGTTTCCAGTCACTTTAACTAAAAGATGATCGTTTGTTCCTTTATCCTCTTCAATTATTTTTATAAAAGGAATACTATTTTTATCATAACTATTAAATTCAACCACATTGACAACAAAAATATCATCACCTGAACCGCCATCCATTCGGACAAATTTTTCTCGCTTACTATGATCTAGATTTGCCATTAATACATCATTTCCTTCTAAACCTTGAATGAATGCATTTCCATATGAAGCATTTATATAGTTATCTTGCTTGTTACCAATAATAATTTCATTATCTAGTGTGCCATTGATATATGTATAATTTTCAAAGGCAGAATCTTTATCTAAGCGAATACCTTTTAATCCCTTGTATGCACCAGGTAGATTTGTCAAATCCTTAGTATCAATTTTAGATTGCGAAGTTGTTGAAATTGTATTTAACCAAGATACAGTATTAGTGGCTTCTAAAGGATTATAAACAATAATATTACCATCTTTAGTTGTTAGTAAAGGAATATCTCTAGCTATTTTTCCATTTTCTTTGTAATTTTCTAGCTTAAATAATTTAACAAATTCTTTACTTTTATCATTTTGTTTAGAAAGTATTTCTTTATTGTTTGTTACAAACCAGAGGTCATTATTTTCAGAATATATTCCAATTTCATAAACATCTGTAATTATCAAATCCCGATCATTCTCGTTATTTGTGAAAAAATATGGAAAATTGTATTTATTGCTTGTTTTATTGGCAAAATAGATTATGTCATAATTTTCCTTGGAGTTTAAGAAATCAGTCTTGTTAATTAAGTAAGTATCTTTGCCAGCTCCACCAATTAATAAATCGATATCTTCTCCACCAGATAAAACATCATCGCCTAATGCACCAATTAATACATCATTGCCATTGTTCCCAAGTAAGACTTCATTAGTGCTATTTCCTAAATATATATCTCTAAATTTTGACCCCATAAAGTGTGAAATATTTTCAACTTCAGGGAACTGCTTTAAAAGCTCCTTTTTGGTTGTATTTGCAGAATTTAATGCATATTGTAAATAAAATCTTTTTACGTCAAGTTCTGAATAATTTGTATTTTGCAGAGTATTCTTCTTCTTAAATTCTACTAAATCATTCTTAATTTGAGTAATAGATGGAGTAACAAAGGTTATTTTATCTTGTAAATTGAAATATTGCCCAAATTCAAAATTTTGGAAACTTAAAAGATTAAATCCTTCCTTACCATTAATGTAACTAGTATCTTTAGCAGGGGCTTTTATTTCAAAATAATCGTCTTTATTTGCCCCATTAAGTTCATATTTATATTGACCAGCTTCCACAATGAAAAAGTTTTTAATGTTTTGATTACCATTGATTAAACTCACACCGTATCCATGTCTATATTGATCGCCTAATCCAACATAAAAAAGAATTGTTTTTTTCTCTTCTGGAACAGTTGTAAGAATTTTTTGATCTAAATGGTACTCATCCATTTTTACATAGTTTTTAACGTCTTCTAATTTACAATATCTTGTAAAATCATAAACACTATAACTTACAAAGAATTTTTCATACCAAGCTCTATTATCAATTCTAAATTTTTCGTTGAGATAATGTTGTCTATGTTCTGTTTCATATGGTTTTAACTGTAAATTATTTATAATTTCTGCACGAATTTTTTCATTTTGTGCATTATAAATATTACTTGTTTGGCACAAATG
The Pigmentibacter ruber genome window above contains:
- a CDS encoding Y-family DNA polymerase, with amino-acid sequence MIALVDGNNFYVSCERVFNPKLNNKPVVVLSNNDGAIVSRSAEAKALGIRMGQPFFEIKDLIKKHDIHYLSSNYELYGDMSARLMKLLEYFSPEVEIYSIDEAFFCLSHIPHDKLTEFGWKIKNTIYQNIGIPCGIGISSTKSLAKVANKIAKKSQKAKGVLALYQEKHVAEALRHFKVDDLWGIGWQYSKKLQQMGVFTAQQFLQLDEVFLRKHFTIQGVYLARELQGISCLNLQLMSEPRKSIVVSRSFGKSISNFQDIFSALANHIEIACRKLREQQLEAQYFSVYLSTSYHKEDFYSQALNVRLPYYSNFTPHFLQLAQIALQKIFKPHKEYKKCGIVLFDLQKQSLCPSNLFDYRDRERESRILEVMDTINLINGRSKIHFADAYDKKQWLAKRNFVSKRYTTQISELLEI
- a CDS encoding class I SAM-dependent methyltransferase; translation: MPQFIDYKEIFETRGMEYNLAMLRSPDARKEEFLNLIQFIDNTKPLKIIDIPSGGGYLRKYLAEKHYLLCAEEADFFYHNCAVKHNQNKVMYQKNIPLEVDDRSFDVTVSLAGLHHFQSKNWIISEFVRVLKDYGQLIIADVYKTSKVDKFLNEFVDKNNSIGHLGYFLDEEFNMILDKNNIKISFNENIKFFWIFSSLDEMANFCKNLFGLDKCNNSEIINGIDEYLGFIIENNEVKMNWELKYIYGSKIIADL